A genomic window from Leptolyngbya sp. BL0902 includes:
- a CDS encoding NAD(P)H-quinone oxidoreductase subunit F encodes MNQMWVETSWLLPIYGLLGVVLALPWSMGFIRRTGPRPAAYLNIAMTLFAFIHGLLVFQGIWNEGSQELVFSWFKFADLHLELAFDISVLNLGALELITFLSLLAQVFALGYMEKDWALARFYSLMGFFEAAMSGLVLSGSLFVSYSLLEMLTLSTYLLVGFWYAQPLVVTAARDAFLTKRIGDVLLLMGVVALAAMAGSLNFNDLYGWVKTENLSPLVGTLLGLALIAGPIGKCAQFPLHLWLDEAMEGPNPASILRNSVVVTCGAYVLIRLQPIVVLSPVTLGVLIALGSITAIGGSLVALAQIDLKRTLSYSTSAYLGLVFVAVGTEWPGVAITLLLTHAVAKALLFMGVGSIITTTTSQNLTEMGGLWSRMPATTLAFVIGSLGMVGIFPLGCFWGLRMGADFLSQSSPLLALVFLLVNFLTALNLTRVFRLVFLGQAQPKTRRAPEVPWPMAVPMVSLSIVTLLVPVMMARMSLLPPVEYLNWPVTALLVAFGVAGVALGSAIPLSKSLARSRNRPVRILQDLLAYDFYTERLYANTVVAAVGGLSRLSNWFDRYVVDGLVNAVGLASLLGGESLKYSVSGQSQLYLFTIMAGVGLIGVFMTWSLW; translated from the coding sequence GCCTTTATCCACGGCCTGTTGGTATTTCAGGGCATTTGGAATGAAGGTTCCCAGGAACTCGTTTTCTCCTGGTTCAAGTTTGCCGACCTGCATTTAGAGCTGGCCTTTGACATCTCGGTGCTGAACCTGGGGGCGCTGGAGCTGATTACCTTCCTCAGTCTGCTGGCCCAGGTGTTTGCCCTAGGGTATATGGAAAAGGACTGGGCCTTGGCTCGGTTTTACTCCCTGATGGGGTTCTTTGAAGCGGCCATGAGCGGCTTGGTGCTGAGCGGGTCGCTGTTCGTCTCCTACTCGCTGCTGGAGATGCTGACCCTTTCCACCTACCTGCTGGTGGGCTTTTGGTATGCCCAGCCCCTCGTCGTCACCGCCGCCCGCGATGCCTTTTTGACCAAACGCATTGGCGACGTGCTGCTGCTGATGGGCGTCGTAGCCCTGGCGGCAATGGCCGGAAGCCTAAACTTTAACGACCTCTATGGGTGGGTCAAAACCGAAAATCTTTCGCCCCTGGTGGGGACGCTGCTGGGGCTGGCGCTGATTGCGGGGCCGATTGGCAAATGCGCCCAGTTTCCCCTGCACCTGTGGCTGGATGAAGCGATGGAAGGGCCGAACCCAGCGTCGATTTTGCGAAATTCCGTCGTCGTCACCTGCGGGGCCTACGTGCTGATTCGCCTTCAGCCGATTGTGGTGCTGTCCCCTGTCACCTTGGGGGTGCTGATTGCCCTGGGCAGCATTACGGCCATCGGGGGTTCCCTGGTGGCCCTGGCCCAGATTGACCTGAAGCGGACGCTGTCCTACTCCACCAGCGCTTACCTGGGTCTGGTCTTCGTGGCCGTGGGGACAGAGTGGCCCGGTGTGGCGATTACCCTGCTGCTCACCCATGCGGTGGCCAAGGCGCTGCTGTTTATGGGGGTGGGCAGCATCATCACCACCACCACCAGCCAAAACCTCACGGAAATGGGCGGTTTGTGGTCACGGATGCCCGCGACGACCCTGGCCTTTGTGATTGGCTCCCTGGGCATGGTGGGAATTTTCCCCCTCGGCTGCTTCTGGGGGCTGCGGATGGGGGCGGATTTCCTCAGCCAGAGTTCGCCCCTGCTGGCCTTAGTTTTCCTCTTGGTGAATTTCTTAACGGCCCTGAATTTGACCCGTGTCTTCCGCCTGGTCTTTCTGGGGCAGGCCCAGCCCAAAACCCGCCGCGCCCCAGAGGTGCCCTGGCCGATGGCGGTGCCGATGGTATCCCTCTCCATCGTGACCCTGCTGGTGCCCGTGATGATGGCCCGGATGTCGCTATTGCCGCCCGTGGAGTATTTGAACTGGCCCGTAACCGCCCTCCTGGTGGCCTTTGGGGTGGCAGGGGTCGCCCTGGGATCGGCGATTCCCCTGTCCAAGTCCCTGGCCCGGTCGCGCAATCGTCCGGTGCGGATTCTCCAAGACCTGTTGGCCTACGACTTCTACACCGAACGGCTCTATGCCAACACCGTGGTCGCCGCCGTGGGAGGGCTGTCGCGCCTGAGCAATTGGTTTGACCGCTACGTGGTGGATGGCCTGGTGAATGCCGTCGGCCTAGCGTCACTCTTGGGCGGAGAAAGCCTGAAATACAGCGTTTCTGGCCAATCTCAACTGTATTTGTTCACCATCATGGCCGGGGTGGGCCTGATTGGCGTTTTCATGACCTGGAGCCTGTGGTAG